The Flavobacteriaceae bacterium 3519-10 genome includes a window with the following:
- a CDS encoding SSU ribosomal protein S2p (SAe), which yields MAKANVKDLLEAGVHFGHMTRKWNPNMAPYIFMEKNGIHIVDLHKTAVKLDEACTALEKITSAGKKVLFVATKKQAKEVVAKYAADLNMPYITERWPGGMLTNFVTIRKAVKKMNQIDKMKKDGTFETLSKKERLQVDRQRANLEKNLGSISDMVRLPSAIFVVDIMKEHIAITEAKKLGIPIFAIVDTNSDPRKVDYVIPGNDDASKSIDMLLSIVSASIKDGLSQRKADKEKSKEEGEKVSADADTDFDTEATAAE from the coding sequence ATGGCAAAAGCAAATGTTAAAGACCTTTTAGAGGCAGGTGTACACTTCGGTCACATGACCCGCAAGTGGAATCCAAATATGGCTCCATACATTTTTATGGAGAAAAACGGTATTCACATCGTAGACTTACATAAAACAGCAGTGAAATTAGACGAGGCTTGTACAGCTTTGGAAAAAATCACTTCTGCAGGCAAAAAAGTTCTTTTCGTAGCTACTAAAAAGCAGGCGAAAGAAGTGGTAGCTAAATATGCAGCTGACCTTAATATGCCTTATATTACTGAAAGATGGCCTGGAGGTATGTTAACAAACTTTGTTACCATCCGAAAAGCTGTTAAGAAAATGAACCAGATTGATAAAATGAAGAAAGACGGTACTTTTGAAACTTTATCTAAAAAAGAAAGACTTCAGGTAGACCGTCAGCGTGCTAACCTTGAGAAAAACTTAGGTTCTATCTCTGATATGGTACGTCTTCCGTCAGCAATCTTCGTTGTTGATATCATGAAGGAACACATCGCCATCACTGAAGCAAAAAAATTAGGTATCCCTATTTTTGCAATCGTAGATACAAACTCAGATCCTAGAAAAGTAGATTACGTTATTCCTGGAAATGATGATGCATCTAAATCTATCGATATGTTGCTGAGCATTGTTTCAGCTTCTATCAAAGACGGATTGTCTCAGAGAAAAGCAGATAAAGAAAAATCTAAAGAAGAAGGCGAAAAAGTTTCAGCAGATGCTGATACCGATTTCGACACTGAAGCTACGGCTGCAGAATAA
- a CDS encoding Lipoate-protein ligase A — MLIIDSPSNNAYFNIAAEEYLLNRFPKEDLFLLYVNAPSIIVGKFQNTLAEINLDYVKEKNIKVVRRMSGGGTVYHDLGNLNFSFHTLLGKHDFMDFSIFTKPVITLLNNLGVPAELKGRNDLLVDGKKFSGNAKLARQGKMIQHGTILLDSEMEVLSQALTVNPLKFVDKATKSTRSRVTNLIDYLPETISTDELKNLLTAEIIKNNPEATRYQLTNEDLKGIEKFMTEKYETWDWNFGFSPNYNFKKGIKVPAGFIEVHLDVEKGSIQQAKIFGDFFAAEPIEEFEAKLIGIKHEPSQLLALLSSVNITQYFGNVEPAELIEAFL, encoded by the coding sequence ATGCTCATCATCGACTCGCCTTCCAACAATGCCTATTTCAACATCGCCGCCGAAGAATATCTTCTTAACCGGTTTCCGAAAGAGGATCTTTTTCTGCTTTATGTGAATGCGCCATCAATTATTGTCGGTAAATTCCAGAATACCCTGGCTGAAATCAATTTGGATTATGTGAAGGAGAAAAACATAAAAGTCGTACGCCGCATGTCGGGCGGTGGTACCGTTTATCATGATCTTGGCAACCTGAATTTTTCATTCCATACCCTGCTCGGAAAGCATGATTTTATGGACTTTTCGATCTTTACGAAACCCGTGATCACTTTGCTGAATAACTTAGGCGTGCCCGCCGAACTCAAAGGACGGAATGATCTGCTTGTCGACGGTAAGAAATTTAGCGGAAATGCGAAACTTGCGAGGCAGGGAAAAATGATTCAGCACGGAACTATTCTTTTGGATTCTGAAATGGAAGTTTTAAGTCAGGCACTTACGGTGAATCCATTGAAATTCGTCGATAAGGCCACCAAATCTACACGTTCGCGCGTGACAAACCTTATTGATTATCTGCCTGAAACGATCTCAACTGATGAGCTGAAGAATCTTCTGACCGCCGAAATCATCAAAAACAATCCGGAGGCTACACGCTATCAGCTCACGAACGAAGATCTGAAGGGAATTGAAAAATTCATGACTGAGAAGTACGAAACCTGGGACTGGAATTTCGGCTTTTCGCCAAATTACAACTTTAAAAAAGGGATTAAAGTGCCGGCAGGTTTTATCGAAGTGCATTTGGATGTAGAAAAAGGAAGCATCCAACAGGCTAAAATTTTCGGCGACTTCTTCGCAGCAGAGCCCATTGAAGAATTTGAAGCAAAATTAATTGGCATAAAACACGAACCTTCGCAGTTGCTGGCGCTGCTTTCTTCTGTAAATATCACGCAGTATTTTGGCAATGTAGAACCGGCAGAGCTTATTGAAGCATTCCTGTAA
- a CDS encoding tRNA (guanine46-N7-)-methyltransferase yields the protein MGKNKQARFDENRILPNVFQPTREEAQQGYHLKGKWRSEVFKNDHPVVLELGCGKGEYSVGLAKAFPEKNFIGVDIKGARFWFGAKEALEENLNNVAFLRTQIELIDGFFAADEVDEIWITFPDPQIKFRRTKHRMTNPEFLARYQKILKKDGIMHLKTDSEFLHGYTLGLLQGMGHEIISAHHDIYGAPEFDPDTPLLREIKTYYEGLFSAKGKTITYIKFKIK from the coding sequence ATGGGTAAAAATAAGCAGGCAAGATTCGATGAGAACAGGATACTTCCAAATGTCTTTCAGCCAACAAGGGAAGAAGCACAACAAGGGTATCATTTAAAGGGTAAATGGCGGAGCGAAGTCTTTAAAAACGACCATCCGGTAGTGCTGGAACTGGGTTGTGGCAAAGGCGAATATTCCGTAGGGCTTGCTAAAGCGTTTCCCGAAAAAAACTTTATCGGTGTCGATATCAAAGGTGCGAGGTTTTGGTTCGGTGCTAAAGAAGCGCTCGAAGAAAACCTCAATAATGTAGCTTTCCTCAGAACTCAGATCGAACTTATCGACGGTTTTTTCGCAGCAGATGAGGTGGATGAAATATGGATTACTTTTCCTGATCCTCAGATAAAATTCCGGCGTACAAAACACAGGATGACTAATCCCGAATTTCTTGCACGGTATCAGAAAATCTTAAAAAAGGACGGCATCATGCATCTGAAGACAGATTCTGAGTTCCTTCACGGTTATACTTTGGGTTTGCTTCAGGGCATGGGCCACGAGATTATTTCAGCGCACCACGATATTTACGGCGCGCCCGAATTCGATCCGGACACACCGCTGTTACGTGAAATCAAGACGTATTATGAAGGTTTGTTCTCGGCAAAAGGCAAAACCATTACTTACATTAAATTTAAGATTAAATAA
- a CDS encoding Proprotein convertase, P: MKRIFTSLLCGLMSTAAFAQWSPTSMQGERIRTTSNVKSYYSLDLDQMRSTLANAQETGRNAVPVEIKLPTLNGKIERFAVYSAPVVVKSLADRYQLGSYIGQGIDDPNAFVRFSVAPNDFQSMVVRNGVYEFVEPQNKEKSVYGVLPKTNKSEADKAFVCSTSEAPLSKSQLDKLYMSGKSFTNNPTDFSKASDKKYRTMRLVMSTNAEYTAYHGGVAGALTAINATITRCNGIFEMDFGLHLILQDFPALIYTDPATDPYSTTLSTWNLSAQKAITAVAGEANYDIGHMFGASGGGGNAGCIGCVCISPPLNTAGVPTGNGKGSGITSPADGIPQGDNFDIDYVAHEIGHQLGANHTFSFQLEGTGVNVEPGSGSTIMGYAGITGATDVQPHSDAYFHHVSINQVQTNLTSKTCDIETAVANNPPVITAMADVTIPKSTAFVLTAQATDPENDPLTYTWEEVDNATTSTTIASLGTLTNGPTFRSWTPTTNPTRYFPKLSTVLAGSLKNNTDWEAVSTVARVQNFRVTVRDNNADVAQKQTQNALQKVTISANGPFKITSTKVYNNAPGPLTWDVVGTNAAPFNVANVKIDYTSDNGATWNVLSASTPNDGTEDFSFATFATNTALKVRISAIGNVFYAVAPVTVSAIVACDGTAPAGLTVSSITTAGASITWDPVVGATYIVRYKKATDATWIEVPVTANSLALTDLEEGTAYNVQVAAVCTGTTGSYTTVTDFSTLMLAYCTLTSSNPNDEYISNVAIAPEGAAGMVSASGPSTYTNYSSDATRLVNLARGTTNNTITVTKFWTGTVYNEAVTAWIDFDRSGTFDNDEIVMSTSADKLNPVSDIFSVPADAYVGDKTVGMRVALRFSTPQTTPCGTYTYGEVEDYAVKISATLGVNDNVKSNSVQVYPNPAIDLLNITKVSDKATYTIFNMAGQAVSKGKVTDNKVQVSQLAKGVYMISVNNDGQVSQVKFIKK, from the coding sequence ATGAAGAGAATTTTTACTTCTTTACTTTGCGGATTGATGTCTACGGCTGCTTTTGCACAATGGAGCCCGACGTCTATGCAGGGAGAAAGAATTCGCACGACGTCGAACGTCAAGAGTTACTACTCATTAGATCTTGATCAAATGAGATCCACACTTGCCAATGCGCAGGAAACCGGCCGGAATGCGGTACCGGTAGAAATTAAATTACCAACACTTAACGGAAAGATCGAAAGGTTTGCTGTGTACAGCGCACCGGTGGTGGTTAAATCACTTGCAGACAGGTATCAGCTGGGCTCATACATTGGTCAGGGGATTGACGATCCGAACGCGTTTGTGCGTTTCAGTGTAGCACCTAATGACTTCCAGTCGATGGTAGTGAGAAACGGTGTCTACGAATTTGTAGAGCCGCAGAACAAAGAGAAATCGGTGTACGGCGTGTTGCCGAAGACCAACAAATCGGAAGCTGACAAAGCATTTGTGTGTTCTACGAGCGAAGCTCCTTTAAGCAAATCTCAGCTGGATAAGCTGTATATGTCTGGTAAATCGTTTACCAATAACCCTACTGATTTCAGCAAAGCTTCAGACAAAAAATACAGAACAATGCGTCTTGTGATGTCTACCAATGCTGAATATACAGCCTACCATGGGGGCGTAGCCGGCGCATTAACCGCCATCAACGCGACGATAACCCGTTGCAACGGCATCTTCGAAATGGATTTCGGCCTTCATTTGATTCTTCAGGATTTTCCGGCTTTGATCTACACTGATCCTGCTACCGATCCTTATTCCACAACTTTGTCCACCTGGAACCTTTCTGCGCAGAAAGCAATTACGGCGGTGGCTGGCGAGGCAAATTATGACATCGGACACATGTTCGGCGCATCAGGCGGTGGCGGTAACGCAGGCTGCATTGGTTGTGTATGCATCAGCCCACCACTTAATACCGCAGGTGTACCTACCGGCAACGGAAAAGGTTCCGGTATCACTTCACCGGCAGACGGCATTCCACAGGGCGACAACTTTGATATCGACTATGTTGCTCACGAAATCGGTCACCAGCTAGGTGCAAACCACACTTTCTCTTTCCAGCTTGAGGGTACTGGAGTTAATGTGGAGCCAGGTTCAGGTTCTACCATTATGGGTTACGCGGGTATTACCGGCGCAACAGATGTTCAGCCGCATTCAGATGCGTATTTCCATCATGTTAGTATCAACCAGGTTCAGACTAATTTAACCTCAAAAACCTGCGATATCGAAACTGCAGTGGCTAACAATCCACCGGTAATTACTGCAATGGCTGACGTTACGATTCCGAAAAGCACCGCTTTCGTTCTGACTGCTCAGGCAACAGATCCTGAAAACGATCCGCTTACCTACACCTGGGAGGAAGTAGATAATGCGACCACTTCTACCACAATAGCAAGTTTGGGCACACTTACGAACGGCCCAACTTTCAGATCATGGACGCCAACAACCAACCCAACAAGATATTTCCCTAAACTTTCTACTGTTTTAGCTGGAAGCCTTAAGAATAATACAGATTGGGAAGCGGTATCTACTGTTGCAAGAGTTCAGAACTTCCGCGTAACTGTGAGAGACAACAATGCAGACGTAGCACAGAAACAAACGCAGAACGCTTTGCAGAAAGTTACCATCAGCGCGAACGGTCCGTTCAAGATTACTTCTACGAAAGTATATAACAACGCTCCGGGTCCTTTAACATGGGATGTGGTAGGTACCAACGCGGCGCCATTCAATGTAGCCAATGTTAAAATAGATTATACATCGGATAACGGTGCTACCTGGAATGTGCTCAGCGCATCAACGCCTAATGACGGAACCGAAGATTTCTCTTTTGCAACCTTCGCAACCAACACTGCACTGAAAGTAAGAATTTCAGCCATCGGAAACGTATTCTACGCAGTTGCTCCGGTTACGGTTTCTGCAATCGTTGCGTGCGACGGTACGGCTCCGGCTGGTCTTACTGTTTCTTCAATAACTACTGCAGGAGCAAGTATTACCTGGGATCCGGTTGTCGGAGCGACCTATATTGTGAGATACAAAAAAGCAACAGATGCTACGTGGATTGAAGTTCCTGTAACGGCCAACTCTTTGGCTTTAACAGATTTGGAAGAAGGTACTGCTTACAATGTTCAGGTAGCTGCTGTTTGTACAGGAACTACCGGTTCTTACACTACAGTAACGGATTTCAGCACGTTAATGCTGGCTTACTGTACGCTAACGTCATCCAATCCAAATGATGAATACATCTCTAATGTAGCCATCGCTCCTGAAGGTGCAGCTGGTATGGTAAGCGCTTCCGGGCCATCTACTTACACTAATTACTCTTCAGATGCTACAAGATTAGTTAATCTGGCAAGAGGTACCACTAATAACACCATTACTGTTACCAAATTCTGGACGGGTACTGTATACAACGAAGCAGTTACTGCGTGGATCGACTTCGACAGAAGCGGAACATTCGATAACGACGAAATCGTAATGTCTACAAGTGCTGATAAACTTAACCCTGTAAGCGATATCTTCTCCGTTCCTGCTGATGCGTACGTTGGAGACAAAACTGTTGGTATGAGAGTAGCACTTAGATTCAGCACACCTCAAACCACCCCATGTGGTACTTATACCTACGGTGAAGTGGAAGATTATGCTGTTAAGATTTCTGCTACGTTAGGTGTGAATGACAATGTGAAATCAAATTCAGTTCAGGTATATCCAAACCCTGCAATTGATTTGCTGAACATCACTAAAGTATCAGACAAAGCTACTTATACCATCTTCAACATGGCTGGTCAGGCTGTTTCGAAAGGTAAAGTAACCGATAACAAAGTTCAGGTTTCGCAACTAGCGAAAGGTGTTTATATGATCTCTGTTAATAACGACGGTCAGGTAAGCCAGGTGAAATTCATCAAAAAATAA
- a CDS encoding LSU ribosomal protein L13p (L13Ae): protein MNTLSYKTVSANKATANKEWVVVDAEGQPLGRLASKVAKILRGKHKTDFTPHADCGDNVIVLNAGKVTLSGNKWADKTYIWHTGYPGGQKSMTALELQKKDSLKVLEKSVKGMLPKNKLGSILFSNLYLYEGTEHKHEAQQPKVININEFK from the coding sequence GTGAATACATTAAGTTACAAAACAGTTTCAGCTAACAAAGCTACCGCTAATAAAGAATGGGTTGTGGTAGACGCTGAAGGACAGCCATTAGGAAGACTCGCTTCCAAGGTTGCAAAGATTTTGCGAGGTAAGCACAAAACGGATTTTACGCCTCACGCAGACTGCGGAGACAACGTAATCGTTTTGAATGCTGGGAAAGTAACCCTTTCCGGAAACAAGTGGGCGGACAAAACGTACATTTGGCATACTGGTTACCCAGGAGGTCAAAAGTCAATGACTGCGCTTGAACTTCAGAAAAAAGACTCTCTAAAAGTTTTGGAAAAATCCGTAAAAGGTATGCTTCCTAAAAACAAACTGGGATCTATTCTGTTCTCTAACCTTTATCTGTATGAAGGTACTGAACACAAACATGAAGCTCAGCAGCCAAAAGTTATTAATATTAACGAATTCAAATAA
- a CDS encoding SSU ribosomal protein S9p (S16e) — MSTVHKIGRRKTSVARVYVKPGSGVITINKKDSKDYFGTDVLVYKLNQPFLLTETAGQYDVTVNVFGGGITGQAEAIRLAVSRALCEINAEFRLLLKPHGLLTRDARMVERKKPGQKKARKRFQFSKR; from the coding sequence ATGTCCACAGTTCATAAAATCGGAAGAAGAAAAACTTCTGTTGCAAGAGTTTATGTGAAGCCGGGTTCTGGTGTTATCACGATAAACAAAAAGGATTCTAAAGATTATTTCGGTACTGATGTTTTGGTTTACAAACTAAACCAGCCATTTTTGTTAACAGAAACTGCTGGCCAGTATGATGTTACCGTAAATGTTTTCGGTGGTGGTATCACAGGTCAGGCAGAAGCCATCAGACTTGCGGTTTCCAGAGCACTTTGCGAAATCAACGCAGAATTCAGATTATTGCTTAAGCCACACGGTTTGCTTACCAGAGATGCAAGAATGGTAGAGAGAAAGAAACCAGGTCAGAAAAAAGCAAGAAAGAGATTCCAGTTCTCGAAACGTTAA